A single window of Sphingobacteriales bacterium DNA harbors:
- a CDS encoding rhodanese-like domain-containing protein, protein MAHQDLAPKEFLAAYKNSDNAVLIDVRTPAEIEDISIDGHLAIDIQHPSFIEKIGELDKSKNYYVYCRSGNRSGQACRYMTSQGFTGEIVNLKGGMLAWVETDFED, encoded by the coding sequence ATGGCACATCAAGATTTGGCACCTAAAGAATTTTTAGCAGCATATAAAAACAGTGATAATGCTGTATTGATAGATGTAAGAACACCAGCTGAGATTGAAGATATTTCGATAGATGGGCATTTGGCAATAGATATACAACATCCAAGCTTTATAGAGAAAATTGGCGAGTTGGATAAATCTAAAAACTATTATGTGTATTGCCGTAGTGGCAACAGAAGTGGACAAGCTTGTAGATATATGACTTCTCAAGGATTTACTGGCGAAATTGTGAATTTAAAAGGTGGCATGCTAGCTTGGGTAGAAACAGATTTTGAAGATTAA
- a CDS encoding GNAT family N-acetyltransferase, with amino-acid sequence MLDFNQEIILEDSKVILRPLVANDIDALKVIAFEDKMLLQYSPNLIYNADLLEKYIKDALDSKAMQSRYPFVIIDKYSNTVVGSTSFCNVSNYDKRLEIGYTWLGNAYQKTGINRHCKYLMLDYCFNVLNFERVEFKTDERNEKSRNALLGIGAKEEGILKSHTLMYDGYRRNTVYYAILQHEFANTKLYNWYKSL; translated from the coding sequence ATGTTAGATTTTAATCAAGAAATTATTCTTGAAGATAGCAAAGTAATTTTACGTCCGCTTGTTGCTAATGATATTGATGCTTTAAAAGTTATTGCTTTTGAAGATAAGATGTTATTACAATATTCTCCAAATCTGATTTACAATGCTGATTTATTAGAAAAATACATTAAAGATGCATTGGATAGCAAAGCCATGCAATCAAGATATCCTTTTGTGATTATTGATAAATATAGCAATACAGTTGTTGGTAGCACAAGTTTTTGCAATGTATCTAACTATGATAAAAGATTGGAAATTGGCTATACATGGTTGGGCAATGCCTACCAAAAAACTGGCATCAACAGACATTGTAAGTACTTGATGTTGGATTATTGTTTTAATGTTTTGAATTTTGAAAGAGTTGAATTTAAAACAGACGAACGTAATGAAAAATCTAGGAATGCACTTTTAGGTATTGGTGCAAAAGAAGAAGGTATATTAAAATCACATACTTTGATGTATGATGGCTATCGTAGGAATACGGTGTACTATGCTATACTACAACATGAATTTGCAAATACTAAATTGTATAATTGGTATAAGAGTTTGTAG
- a CDS encoding alpha/beta fold hydrolase, with the protein MNLYYKKIGDGNKNLIILHGLLGSSDNWQTIAKNIKPQYSIYLIDQRNHGRSPHTENMNYQLMADDVFDFLAQQNINKTSILGHSMGGKVAMQFALTYPDFVEQLIVVDIAPKKYRGGHEYILNAMQNAPLHTSTDRNAIEYFLEDKIINTAERQFILKNLTRDEHKNFIWKCNLEGIVKNYNELMDFSETTNQFLGNTFFIRGEKSKYIKDTDYKKIETLFPKTTFITIINATHWVHADNPTQFLEEINKIL; encoded by the coding sequence ATGAACCTTTATTATAAAAAAATTGGAGACGGAAACAAGAATCTAATTATTTTACATGGATTATTAGGCTCTTCAGACAATTGGCAAACTATAGCTAAAAATATAAAGCCACAATATTCAATTTATTTGATTGACCAAAGAAACCACGGACGTTCGCCACACACAGAAAATATGAATTATCAATTGATGGCTGATGATGTATTTGATTTCTTAGCACAACAAAATATCAATAAAACATCAATTTTAGGACATTCAATGGGTGGAAAAGTGGCTATGCAATTTGCCTTAACGTATCCAGATTTTGTAGAACAATTAATCGTTGTAGATATTGCACCAAAAAAATACCGTGGCGGACATGAGTATATATTAAATGCTATGCAAAACGCACCTTTGCATACATCAACAGATAGAAATGCAATTGAATATTTTTTAGAAGACAAAATTATAAACACAGCAGAAAGACAATTTATTCTAAAAAATCTAACACGCGATGAGCATAAAAATTTTATCTGGAAATGCAATCTAGAAGGAATCGTAAAAAACTATAATGAGCTGATGGATTTCTCAGAAACAACAAATCAATTTCTCGGAAACACATTTTTTATAAGAGGAGAAAAATCAAAATATATAAAAGATACAGACTACAAAAAAATAGAAACATTATTTCCAAAAACAACATTCATTACGATTATAAATGCAACACATTGGGTACACGCAGACAATCCAACACAATTTTTAGAAGAAATAAATAAAATTCTGTAA
- the dcm gene encoding DNA (cytosine-5-)-methyltransferase, with amino-acid sequence MLVNEKISIEEFDNKNYQIRLIEPIVEEKAILTHYLHNIHNGVSKHYKKDALEILSNFVEYKNDNNVPIVANDALQQFLFEVENVPFPTPENYSFKFIDLFAGIGGFRIAMQNVGGKCVYTSEWNNDAKKTYRENFGEIPFGDITSQEVKKYIPKKFDILCAGFPCQAFSIAGYQKGFSDTRGTLFFDIEQIIETHKPKVVFLENVKNLVSHDSGKTFKVIIEILEKKLGYKVFYKVLNSMTHANVPQNRERIFIVAFDPKQVKKYKYFKFPDELKLTKSIHEFLEKEKQDDKYYYKENHPYFPILKKVMVKNDTVYQWRRIYVRENKSNVCPTLTANMGAGGHNVPLIKDNFGIRKLIPKECFALQGYPMDKYVLPLIADSKLYMQAGNSVTTNLIERISEEIIKILEL; translated from the coding sequence ATGTTGGTAAATGAAAAAATAAGCATTGAAGAATTTGATAATAAAAATTATCAAATTAGACTTATTGAACCAATTGTTGAGGAAAAAGCAATTTTAACTCATTATCTACATAATATACATAATGGAGTTTCAAAGCATTATAAAAAAGATGCATTAGAAATTTTATCAAATTTTGTTGAATATAAAAATGATAATAATGTTCCAATTGTTGCAAATGATGCATTACAACAATTTCTATTTGAGGTAGAAAATGTTCCTTTTCCAACACCTGAAAATTATTCATTTAAGTTTATTGATCTTTTTGCTGGAATTGGTGGATTTAGAATTGCAATGCAAAATGTAGGTGGTAAATGTGTTTATACAAGTGAATGGAATAATGATGCTAAAAAAACGTATCGAGAGAATTTTGGTGAGATTCCATTTGGAGATATAACAAGCCAAGAAGTAAAAAAATATATACCCAAGAAGTTTGATATTTTATGTGCAGGTTTCCCTTGTCAAGCATTTTCAATTGCAGGTTATCAAAAAGGATTTTCTGATACAAGAGGTACATTATTTTTTGATATTGAACAAATTATTGAAACTCACAAACCTAAAGTTGTTTTTTTAGAAAATGTAAAAAATTTAGTGTCTCATGATAGTGGAAAAACATTCAAAGTTATTATTGAGATTTTAGAAAAAAAGTTAGGATATAAAGTTTTTTATAAGGTATTAAACTCAATGACACATGCCAATGTTCCCCAAAATAGAGAGCGAATCTTTATTGTAGCATTTGATCCAAAACAGGTAAAAAAATATAAATATTTTAAATTTCCAGACGAGCTAAAGTTAACAAAATCAATTCATGAGTTTTTAGAGAAAGAAAAACAAGATGATAAATATTATTATAAAGAAAACCATCCATATTTCCCAATATTAAAGAAAGTAATGGTTAAAAATGATACAGTTTATCAATGGAGAAGAATATATGTTAGAGAAAATAAAAGTAATGTATGTCCTACTCTAACTGCAAATATGGGAGCAGGTGGACATAATGTTCCATTAATTAAAGATAATTTTGGTATTAGAAAGCTTATACCAAAAGAATGTTTTGCACTACAAGGTTATCCAATGGATAAATATGTTTTGCCTCTAATAGCAGATAGTAAATTATATATGCAAGCAGGTAATTCAGTTACAACAAATTTGATTGAAAGAATTAGTGAAGAAATAATAAAAATACTAGAACTATGA
- a CDS encoding restriction endonuclease, translating into MKSFAEIDIDNNGNYLKLLSAVAKLSGLFSESATPFINYRVAENIFCRCFNAENLSRSDTAFDANINSLGIGLKTFGCNLNNSTEKVAEFNSLSKLLSNYNGKDLAYKLAEYRNERIDLANRLYNIEKSLYHIVARKNNKLLLFETDYDKIDIRNIHSVKQNNASLQFEDGNNFYSFNYSKSTLFRKFYIPSNAYHLPIEILEDPYSLLLELFEDKVLKQATDKLTRGVNYVILPLYGINNKQKFVFEKSGLNQWNAGGRKRNFGEVYIPIPIEIHKLFPNFFPPRDQPFELKIPTGEIFSAKVCQDNSKALMTNPNKALSDWLLRRVFQVNEGELLTIERMNELGFDSVIIIKNLDGSYNIDKAMIDSYESFIQ; encoded by the coding sequence ATGAAATCTTTTGCTGAAATAGATATTGATAATAATGGTAATTACTTGAAATTACTTTCAGCTGTAGCTAAATTATCAGGTTTGTTTAGTGAAAGTGCAACTCCTTTTATTAATTATAGAGTTGCAGAAAATATATTCTGTAGATGTTTTAATGCTGAAAATTTATCTCGTTCAGATACAGCCTTTGATGCAAATATTAATTCTCTTGGTATAGGATTAAAGACTTTTGGATGTAATCTTAATAATAGTACTGAAAAAGTTGCAGAATTTAATTCACTCTCAAAATTACTTTCAAATTATAATGGGAAAGATTTGGCTTATAAACTTGCTGAATATAGGAATGAAAGAATTGATTTAGCAAATAGATTATATAATATTGAAAAATCATTATATCATATAGTTGCAAGGAAAAATAATAAGTTGCTTTTATTTGAAACTGATTATGATAAAATAGATATAAGAAATATTCATTCTGTAAAACAGAATAATGCAAGTTTGCAATTTGAAGATGGAAATAATTTTTACAGTTTTAATTATTCAAAAAGTACACTTTTTAGAAAATTTTATATTCCTAGTAATGCCTATCATCTACCAATTGAAATTCTAGAAGATCCTTATTCTTTATTATTAGAACTTTTTGAAGATAAAGTCTTAAAACAAGCTACGGATAAACTTACAAGAGGAGTTAATTATGTGATTTTACCTTTATATGGAATTAATAATAAGCAAAAATTTGTTTTTGAAAAAAGTGGGCTGAATCAATGGAATGCTGGAGGACGAAAAAGAAATTTTGGAGAAGTATATATTCCAATTCCAATTGAAATTCATAAATTATTTCCAAATTTCTTTCCACCAAGAGACCAACCATTTGAATTAAAAATTCCAACTGGTGAGATTTTCTCAGCAAAGGTTTGTCAAGATAATTCAAAAGCATTAATGACAAATCCAAATAAAGCATTATCAGATTGGTTATTGCGTAGAGTTTTTCAAGTAAATGAAGGAGAACTACTAACTATTGAAAGAATGAACGAGTTAGGTTTTGATAGTGTAATTATAATTAAAAATTTAGATGGCAGTTATAATATTGATAAGGCTATGATTGATAGCTACGAGTCTTTTATTCAATAG
- a CDS encoding alpha/beta hydrolase — protein sequence MIRKIILFIILLLIIFAAYVLFLRKDLTLTQEYVKQKYAEPTSKFINWKGAELHYTESGTGFPILMIHGFGGSHKDFLPLDSLFNTNHRVIRVDLPGFALSQFPYAETDTTNYLAAYNEYFNFLIDTLHLDSFYVMGNSLGGLMAWNLTLQHPDKVKKLVLLNSAGYDMREVMKTANADRFRNPLLKTALKKGIPKFMIANGISRIFYDGSTLTDAKIQRVSDFWNKAGNLKHILSMASSNQIIDQEKIKNIQIPTLIIWGKNDVIVDVKYADRFHQDIKNSKVQVYNNCGHVPMLEMTNSVYNDVQRFFNE from the coding sequence ATGATAAGAAAAATAATACTTTTCATCATTCTATTATTAATAATTTTTGCTGCATATGTCTTATTTTTAAGAAAAGACCTAACACTCACACAAGAATACGTTAAACAAAAATACGCAGAGCCAACATCAAAATTTATCAATTGGAAAGGAGCGGAGTTGCACTACACAGAAAGTGGCACAGGTTTTCCAATATTAATGATACATGGATTTGGTGGAAGCCACAAAGATTTTTTACCATTAGACTCTTTGTTCAATACAAACCATAGAGTAATCAGAGTAGACTTACCAGGTTTTGCATTATCGCAATTTCCATACGCAGAAACAGACACAACCAATTATTTAGCAGCATACAACGAATATTTTAATTTCTTGATAGATACACTACACTTAGATTCATTCTATGTAATGGGCAATTCTTTAGGTGGATTAATGGCTTGGAATCTAACCTTACAACATCCAGACAAAGTAAAAAAACTAGTACTATTGAATAGTGCAGGCTACGATATGCGCGAAGTAATGAAAACAGCCAATGCAGATAGATTTAGAAATCCACTATTAAAAACAGCATTAAAAAAAGGAATTCCAAAATTTATGATTGCCAACGGAATTAGTAGAATATTCTACGATGGAAGCACACTTACAGATGCAAAAATACAACGTGTGAGCGATTTTTGGAACAAAGCAGGCAACTTAAAACACATACTAAGTATGGCAAGTTCTAATCAAATTATTGACCAAGAAAAAATTAAAAACATCCAAATACCAACACTAATTATTTGGGGCAAAAATGATGTAATTGTAGATGTAAAATACGCAGATAGATTCCATCAAGACATTAAAAATAGTAAAGTACAAGTGTACAATAATTGCGGTCATGTGCCTATGCTAGAAATGACAAACAGCGTATATAATGATGTACAAAGATTCTTTAATGAATAA
- a CDS encoding (Fe-S)-binding protein has protein sequence MYTAPVMSELVAEGKTPDVIFWVGCAGSFDQRAQRITIAFTKILNQLSINFAVLGTEEACTGDPARRAGNEFVFQMLAQQNVATLNNYGVKKIITTCPHCFNTIKNEYPALGGNYEVLHHSTYLQQLINEGKLKVEGGAFKGKRITYHDSCYLGRANDIYEAPRSIIEALDADLVDVAKCKTNGLCCGAGGSQMFKEDEPGTKRINIERTEQLIEVMPDVIAVACPFCNTMITDGIKNEDKQDEIKVVDLAELIVQANGY, from the coding sequence ATGTATACAGCTCCAGTTATGTCAGAATTAGTAGCAGAAGGCAAAACACCTGATGTTATATTTTGGGTAGGTTGCGCAGGCTCATTCGATCAACGTGCTCAAAGAATTACGATTGCCTTTACCAAAATTTTGAATCAACTAAGCATCAATTTTGCAGTATTAGGCACAGAAGAAGCATGTACAGGCGATCCAGCACGTAGAGCAGGAAATGAGTTTGTATTTCAAATGTTGGCACAACAAAATGTTGCAACACTAAATAACTATGGCGTAAAAAAAATAATTACAACATGTCCGCATTGTTTTAATACAATAAAAAATGAATATCCAGCATTAGGCGGAAACTACGAAGTATTACACCATTCTACCTACTTACAACAATTAATTAACGAAGGAAAATTGAAAGTAGAAGGTGGCGCATTCAAAGGAAAACGCATTACTTACCACGATTCTTGCTACCTAGGAAGAGCAAATGATATATACGAAGCACCAAGAAGTATTATAGAAGCATTAGATGCAGATTTGGTAGATGTTGCAAAATGCAAAACTAATGGATTATGTTGTGGCGCTGGTGGTTCACAAATGTTTAAAGAAGATGAACCAGGCACAAAACGTATCAATATAGAACGCACAGAACAGCTAATAGAAGTAATGCCAGATGTAATTGCAGTAGCATGTCCATTTTGCAATACTATGATTACTGATGGTATAAAAAATGAAGACAAACAAGACGAAATAAAAGTAGTAGACTTAGCAGAACTTATCGTTCAAGCTAATGGATACTAG
- a CDS encoding M48 family metalloprotease, producing the protein MKRTTTLIIIGIFSIFVILSCAVNPVTGKKQINFMSESQEIATGKESDPAIIAQFSLYPNDTFQKFINQKGQEMVKVSHRPDLPFQFRLLDSDVLNAFAVPGGYVYFTRGIMAYFNNEAQFAGVLGHEIGHVTARHSAQQYTKQMLSQVALVGGMIFSEKLRGMSEQAMQGMQLLFLKFSRDDETESDKLGVNYSSSIGYDAKEMADFFNTLGRASGGEEGRVPEFMSTHPDPGNRYVNVKNLAAEWQKQKGVTNLKVNRNEYLKMIDGLVYGEDPRQGYLDKTTNIFYQPEMKFQYPIPKGWQYQNSPTQVQAGSADGNAMLTLTLSSQKTLQAAADEIIKGYQLKLLTQGTSTKINGLDAYHFISQYGEAQTTQQTTSTQQQQVLAVHTTLISFNNNIYVFLGLTDMKLYDQYKASFVSATNGFKQITDAKKIDVSPERIKIVQTNAQYTLAQILSQQDMPTARHEELAILNGMNTTTVVPAGTLIKVLTRKK; encoded by the coding sequence GAAAAGAACAACAACATTAATTATCATAGGCATCTTTAGTATTTTTGTAATACTATCGTGTGCTGTAAATCCAGTAACTGGAAAAAAACAAATCAACTTCATGTCTGAATCGCAAGAAATTGCAACGGGCAAAGAAAGTGACCCAGCAATTATTGCACAGTTTAGCTTATATCCAAATGATACCTTTCAAAAATTCATTAACCAAAAAGGACAAGAAATGGTAAAAGTTTCTCATCGTCCAGATTTGCCATTTCAATTTAGATTATTAGACTCTGATGTATTGAATGCATTTGCTGTGCCTGGTGGCTATGTCTATTTTACACGTGGTATAATGGCATATTTTAATAATGAAGCACAATTTGCTGGTGTATTAGGTCATGAGATTGGACACGTAACAGCAAGACACTCTGCACAACAATATACTAAGCAAATGCTTAGTCAAGTTGCTTTAGTTGGTGGAATGATTTTCTCTGAAAAATTGAGAGGCATGTCTGAACAAGCTATGCAAGGCATGCAATTATTATTCTTAAAATTCTCTAGAGATGATGAAACTGAATCTGATAAATTGGGTGTGAACTATTCATCGTCTATTGGCTATGATGCTAAAGAAATGGCTGATTTTTTCAATACTTTAGGTAGAGCATCTGGTGGCGAAGAAGGAAGAGTACCAGAATTTATGTCTACGCACCCAGATCCAGGAAATAGGTATGTGAATGTAAAAAACTTAGCTGCTGAATGGCAAAAACAAAAAGGTGTAACCAACTTAAAAGTAAATAGAAATGAATATCTAAAAATGATAGATGGCTTGGTGTATGGCGAAGATCCAAGACAAGGATATTTGGATAAAACAACAAATATCTTTTATCAGCCTGAAATGAAATTCCAATATCCAATACCAAAAGGATGGCAATATCAAAACTCTCCTACTCAAGTACAGGCTGGTTCTGCTGATGGAAATGCAATGCTTACACTTACTTTATCATCGCAAAAAACACTGCAAGCTGCAGCTGATGAAATCATTAAAGGATATCAATTAAAATTATTAACGCAAGGTACAAGTACAAAAATAAATGGATTGGATGCTTATCATTTTATTTCTCAATATGGTGAAGCACAAACAACACAACAAACTACATCTACTCAACAGCAGCAAGTTTTGGCAGTACATACAACTTTAATTTCGTTTAACAACAATATCTATGTTTTCCTTGGTCTTACTGATATGAAATTATATGACCAATACAAAGCAAGTTTTGTAAGTGCTACAAATGGTTTTAAACAAATTACAGATGCTAAGAAAATAGATGTTAGTCCTGAGAGAATAAAAATAGTACAAACGAATGCGCAATATACATTAGCACAAATATTATCACAACAAGATATGCCTACGGCAAGACATGAAGAATTGGCTATCTTAAATGGTATGAATACAACAACTGTAGTACCTGCAGGAACATTAATTAAAGTTTTAACTAGAAAAAAATAA
- a CDS encoding glycosyltransferase, with the protein MKSERNNIIFLVSNDIVTDNRMHKICNTLSANNYHVELVGRYLPNSKALPKLYFLPTRLKLFFNKNFLFYAELNIRFFIYLLLHQFDIVCACDADTLPAAILAGKIKRKKIVYDAHEYFSESPELIGRTNVQKFWQFIECKLIPQVDIAYTVNQSLATIFKKEFNKEFHVIRSLPLKNNTLYPSKTEPYFLYQGAINLGRGIKESILAIQYINDYSLYIAGDGDEFEEIKKIIQYYKLEHRVKLLGKLNPTELKVITQQAFAGINLLEQIGKNYYYSLNNKFFDYIQAYIPQIVIAFPEYIQYNDQYKVGVLVDKLIIEDVVKAMKLLIENKPHYDEIRNNCIKAATILNWENEENKLIELYQKL; encoded by the coding sequence ATGAAGTCAGAAAGAAATAATATTATTTTTTTAGTAAGCAATGATATTGTAACAGACAATAGAATGCATAAAATATGCAACACACTTTCTGCAAATAATTATCATGTAGAATTAGTAGGTAGGTATTTACCAAATTCAAAAGCATTACCAAAACTATATTTCCTACCTACACGATTAAAATTATTCTTCAACAAGAATTTTCTTTTTTACGCAGAATTAAATATTCGCTTTTTTATATACTTATTGTTGCATCAATTTGATATAGTTTGCGCTTGTGATGCAGATACATTGCCAGCAGCAATATTAGCAGGAAAAATTAAAAGAAAGAAAATTGTATATGATGCACATGAATATTTTTCAGAATCACCAGAACTAATTGGAAGAACAAATGTTCAGAAATTTTGGCAATTTATAGAATGCAAATTAATACCACAAGTAGATATTGCCTATACAGTAAATCAATCATTAGCTACAATATTTAAAAAAGAATTCAACAAAGAATTTCATGTTATCAGAAGTCTTCCACTAAAAAACAATACACTGTATCCGTCAAAAACAGAACCATATTTTCTTTATCAAGGCGCAATAAATTTAGGCAGAGGCATCAAAGAAAGTATATTAGCCATACAATATATTAATGACTATTCACTTTATATTGCAGGCGATGGCGATGAGTTTGAAGAAATAAAAAAAATAATACAATATTATAAATTAGAACATAGAGTAAAATTGTTAGGAAAACTAAATCCGACAGAACTAAAAGTAATAACACAACAAGCATTTGCAGGAATAAACTTATTAGAACAAATTGGAAAGAATTACTATTATTCACTGAATAATAAATTTTTTGATTATATTCAAGCATACATACCACAAATTGTTATTGCATTTCCAGAATATATTCAATACAATGATCAATATAAAGTTGGTGTTTTGGTCGATAAATTAATTATAGAAGATGTTGTAAAAGCAATGAAACTATTAATTGAAAATAAACCACATTACGATGAAATAAGAAATAATTGTATCAAAGCAGCTACAATATTAAATTGGGAAAATGAAGAAAATAAATTAATTGAATTATACCAAAAATTATGA
- a CDS encoding mechanosensitive ion channel, with the protein MNELEKFLEYTLIKIKSYELTVAMLIVIAVVILLNYFFLFAVKYFILKKQIQNDINRNRLLSIYLLVKYISWIFVIAIIFGILKIKLTFLLAGSAAIMVGLGLGVQQIFKDIVSGIFLLIDGTIKVNDVLEIDDIVGRVTDIKLRTSEIITRDGINIIVPNGRFISENVINWSHHEKIARFKIEVGVSYDSDVELVKKILLKVAAENKDVISNDKDRNTQVRIDSFGDNSINFSLHFWSNIIFRVENIKSDLRFEIFRKFKEHNIQIPFPQRDIHIITKSNEPLL; encoded by the coding sequence ATGAATGAATTAGAAAAGTTTTTAGAATATACATTAATAAAAATTAAAAGTTACGAACTTACAGTTGCTATGCTAATTGTAATTGCAGTAGTTATATTATTAAACTATTTTTTTCTATTTGCAGTAAAGTATTTTATACTTAAAAAACAAATACAAAATGATATTAATAGAAACAGGCTTCTGTCAATATATCTATTAGTAAAGTATATATCGTGGATATTCGTTATTGCAATTATTTTTGGTATTCTAAAAATAAAACTTACATTTTTGTTAGCAGGTTCAGCAGCAATCATGGTTGGCTTAGGACTTGGCGTTCAACAAATATTTAAAGACATAGTTTCAGGTATTTTTTTATTGATAGATGGAACAATTAAAGTAAATGATGTTTTAGAAATTGATGATATTGTTGGTAGAGTAACTGATATTAAACTACGCACATCAGAAATCATTACAAGAGATGGAATCAACATTATTGTACCCAATGGAAGATTTATTTCCGAAAATGTGATCAATTGGAGTCACCACGAAAAAATTGCAAGATTCAAAATTGAAGTTGGCGTTTCTTATGATTCAGATGTAGAGTTAGTGAAAAAGATTTTATTAAAAGTTGCAGCAGAAAATAAAGATGTTATTTCAAATGATAAGGATAGAAATACACAAGTTAGAATTGATAGTTTTGGAGACAACAGCATCAATTTTTCATTACATTTCTGGTCAAATATTATTTTTAGAGTAGAAAATATAAAGAGCGATTTGAGGTTCGAGATATTCAGAAAATTTAAAGAACACAATATTCAAATTCCTTTTCCTCAACGCGACATTCACATTATTACAAAATCTAATGAACCTTTATTATAA